The Cellulophaga sp. RHA19 genome includes the window AGAAGACTCTAAAGCTAAATAAACCAGACCCATTGCCACAACAAGACCAATTTGAAAGTTTAAGAAACTGTTTTTTCGTAGATTTGCATCGTGCTTACTCTTTTTTGGAGTTGCATTGGTAGACGCTCTGTGACTTCCATTGCCGTGGAAATCACCAGAATTTTCTGTGTTTGTTTTCATAATACTATTTTTTATTTGTTACAATTATGTTAAAACACAAATAGTATACCAAAAAACCCCAAGCAACTGCTTGGGGTTTAATTTTTTATAAAAAAAATGACATAAAAAAAATCCGAACCAAATTGGTCCGGATTCTTATATAACTTAAAAGCAATTACTGCTTATTGTAATCTAAATGTAATAGGTAAGCTAAATGGAACACGTACAGCTCTACCTCTTTGTTTACCAGGTGTCATCTTAGGAAGTTTTCCAATAATTCTGGCTGCTTCTTTTTCTAAGTTTTTGTCTGGACCACGCATTTGAACTTGACCAATAGAACCGTCTTTTTGAATAACAAAACGTACACTTACTCTACCTTGAATACCCATTTCTTGAGCAATTTCTGGATACTGGAAGTGCTTTCTAATGTGCTTGTTCATTTTTTCATTAAAACAATCTCTTAAAGCTTTTGCTCCTTTTTTCTTTACTTTTTCACATCCTGGGAAAATTGGCACATCTTCAATTACAGAAAAAGGTACATCTACATCTACTTCTACTTCTTCTTCTACAACGTCTTCAACATCCATTACTTCTTCTTCCTCATCAGACTCAGTATCTTGTATAACAGACTCCTCTATCTCTACGTCATCTTCAACAACGGCAATCTCTTCTGGTGCTGCTGGTGGTGGCGGTGGAGGTGGTGGAGTTTTAATTTGTTCTGTCATTGGAACTTCTTCATCTAACATATCATCCACATTCTGTGTAATGTCATATGAGTTATCTTCATCGTATTTTTTGTACTCTAATGCTTGCCATACAAGAAACATAACAAGAGCTAGTCCTATTGCAAAATAAAGACCGCTGTTTTTTGTTAAGTCAGCTTGTGGATTTTTCTTTGGTTCCATAGGTTTTAATTTAGTGTTCGCTAATTTAAATAAATATTATCTAAATAAACAATTAATTTTTTCATTTTAATATTCTTTCCCGTAAAAAAAGTCGGTTTGCAACAATTAAGCCTACAAAAACACCTATTGTGTTTGCTACAAAATCTAAAAACTCTGCACTTCTTGTAACGGTAACGGTGTTTTGTAATACTTCAATAATTATGCCATAAGCAATTAAAGAAAATACTAAATACCATACAATTAGACTTTTAACTTTTTTCACCTTAAAAAACTCTTTTAAAGAGAGTACCCCTAAAATAGTTGCAACACTATAAAATGTAAAATGAACTAACTTATCTATGTTAGGTATTTTTACAGAAGGAAGATCTGTATTACTAAAAGAAAATAAGCTGAGTAATGTGATTAACACTACCCAGCTTATAAATAATATGGTATAAATTGGCTTTTTAACCACCAATTAAGTCTTTATAATCAGCATCACTCATCAATTCTTCTGCCTGAGATGCATCACTTATCTTAATTTTTATCATCCAACCATCTCCATAAGGGTCTGTATTTACCTTTTCAGGCTCATCTTCTAAAGACTCATTAAATTCTATTATTTCACCTGTTAATGGTAAAAATAAATCTGAAACAGTTTTAACAGCCTCTACAGTACCAAAAACCTCATCCTTATCTAAGGTCTCATCTAATGTCTCAACTTCAACATAAACTATGTCTCCTAACTCTCCTTGAGCAAAATCTGTAATTCCAACAGTGGCTACATCGCCATCTATTTTAACCCACTCGTGATCCTTAGTATACTTTAATTCTGATGGTATGTTCATTTTAGTATTATTTTAATTAATGCAGCAAATGTAACAGATAAAAAATGATTTGAAAATTATTTAATTTGAAAAATTACAAGAAAATTTTCTTTTTAAATAAGGATTTAACAATTACACATAAAACACTTACAAATTAGGACTTGTATTTAGTTTCCAAAGTTGTACTTAAATGTAAAACCTGTATTTATAGTTGTTTGCGGGAAAGCTGTAGAAACCGCAAATTTAGAGAACGAATGATCATAAAAGAAAGCTACCTCTAACGATTTGCTTAACGCATAATCTGCTCCAAACTTTAATGAAAATACATTTTGACCAGATGTTATTTGATTATTATTTAACTCTAGGTTTCTAATGATAGTAATATTGTCTTTTAAAGTAGCATCTAACTTTAAATTTAAATCTCCTTTAAAACGCATTTTATCTCCTCCTATATTAGTAACAAAATTTACATCTTTAAATCTATATCCTAAACCAACTGTATAATCCTTACTATCTAACTCGGTTAACAAGTTATTATCAAAACTCATTGTTAAAGCCCTCATTGTTTGTAATTCTGCCACAATACTCATAGAATTTTTCATTTCAAAATCTAAACGTACTAGTGGGTTAAATTGATCTGTTAAGACCACATTTGCCATAATATTCTCTGGTAAGAAATCTTGAGTTTCAGGATCTATGGTTGTATTTTCTCTTTCTAAATTGGTTTGAAAAGAGTTGATATTGTATGATGCTCTATAACCGTGACTAATTGAAAAACGCTTAAATTTTTCTTTAAACCAATTAATACGCATTAAACCTGTATACTTTAGCCTCCAGTTTGGAATTGGAAAATTCCTAAATGCACCTAGTTTTACCTTTGAGGCATCTTGACCTGTGTAT containing:
- a CDS encoding energy transducer TonB, which gives rise to MEPKKNPQADLTKNSGLYFAIGLALVMFLVWQALEYKKYDEDNSYDITQNVDDMLDEEVPMTEQIKTPPPPPPPPAAPEEIAVVEDDVEIEESVIQDTESDEEEEVMDVEDVVEEEVEVDVDVPFSVIEDVPIFPGCEKVKKKGAKALRDCFNEKMNKHIRKHFQYPEIAQEMGIQGRVSVRFVIQKDGSIGQVQMRGPDKNLEKEAARIIGKLPKMTPGKQRGRAVRVPFSLPITFRLQ
- a CDS encoding VanZ family protein, which encodes MLITLLSLFSFSNTDLPSVKIPNIDKLVHFTFYSVATILGVLSLKEFFKVKKVKSLIVWYLVFSLIAYGIIIEVLQNTVTVTRSAEFLDFVANTIGVFVGLIVANRLFLRERILK
- the gcvH gene encoding glycine cleavage system protein GcvH yields the protein MNIPSELKYTKDHEWVKIDGDVATVGITDFAQGELGDIVYVEVETLDETLDKDEVFGTVEAVKTVSDLFLPLTGEIIEFNESLEDEPEKVNTDPYGDGWMIKIKISDASQAEELMSDADYKDLIGG